One window from the genome of Oryza glaberrima chromosome 3, OglaRS2, whole genome shotgun sequence encodes:
- the LOC127766261 gene encoding F-box/kelch-repeat protein At3g23880-like: MDNAAAPPSSGAAGKEMATAGALPDDLLDEILLRLPARSILRCRAVCKAWRSRTSHPYFLRAHAARSRIIAAAVVYTAAFSLAQFRTTVSIRPLSDSDGDNDGDSSGAADPPRVVSSSSSATMWFVTCPFVLGSWDGVVCLVPRPSASFVRPGIDRYVLVNPLTKACTTVLAPETRGIVFCGYAHPTTSRYHLLHADDAYPYNHTAAAATVRILRVGDDNNACRRIVIRHPAGVESRNYIRFGGAPPVILHGCLHWLVDSLSARPLLSVFDMEREEFRLMDAPEQWARHANPLDIKSVQIARRSGKLCAFVNEPSACALGMWTLEDYSDPSSWRLERGSTTRATAPGSRNVARTFRNKFSAATTAVEVLPDGVDGGGDGEEEIMFQFFNQFDMREAVYNVGHGAWRWRRILSPRRVMTHKECMLPREVSFGGAAHFVEESVICGYRCFCLRDRQYICERIFS, from the exons ATGGacaacgcggcggcgccgccgtcatctggagcggcggggaaggagatGGCCACGGCGGGGGCGCTACCGGACGACCTGCTCGAcgagatcctcctccgcctgccGGCGCGTTCCATCCTCCGGTGCCGCGCCGTCTGCAAGGCTTGGCGCTCCCGCACCTCCCACCCCTACTTCCTCCGAGCCCACGCCGCCCGTTCCAGGataatcgccgccgccgtggtgtaCACTGCTGCATTTTCCCTCGCCCAATTCCGCACCACCGTCAGCATCAGACCTCtcagcgacagcgacggcgacaacgacggcgaCAGCTCGGGGGCGGCTGATCCTCCCCGCgtcgtgtcgtcgtcgtcgtccgcaaCAATGTGGTTCGTTACCTGTCCTTTTGTCCTCGGCTCCTGGGACGGCGTCGTGTGCCTGGTGCCCCGTCCTAGCGCCAGCTTCGTTCGCCCTGGCATCGACCGATACG TTCTCGTCAACCCGCTCACCAAGGCCTGCACCACCGTGCTTGCGCCGGAAACACGCGGCATCGTCTTCTGCGGTTACGCCCACCCGACCACGTCGCGCTaccacctcctccacgccgACGACGCCTATCCCTACAAccatacggcggcggcggcgaccgtccGGATCCTGCGAGTCGGGGACGACAACAACGCGTGCCGCAGGATCGTCATCCGCCACCCAGCTGGCGTGGAGTCGAGGAACTACATTCGATTCGGCGGCGCTCCACCCGTCATCCTCCACGGCTGCCTGCACTGGCTGGTCGACTCGTTGTCGGCACGGCCTCTCCTGTCGGTGTTCGACATGGAACGGGAGGAGTTCCGGCTGATGGACGCCCCCGAACAATGGGCTCGCCACGCCAACCCGCTGGACATTAAGAGCGTGCAGATCGCTCGGCGCTCCGGCAAGCTGTGCGCGTTCGTCAACGAGCCGAGCGCCTGCGCGTTGGGGATGTGGACGCTCGAGGACTACTCCGACCCGAGCAGCTGGCGGCTGGAGCGAGGATCGACTACTCGCGCCACGGCGCCGGGCAGCCGGAACGTCGCGCGCACGTTCCGCAACAAGTTCTCGGCGGCCACCACCGCGGTGGAGGTGCTACCCGAtggcgtcgacggcggtggcgacggcgaggaggagatcaTGTTCCAGTTCTTCAACCAGTTCGACATGAGGGAGGCTGTGTACAACGTTGGGCACGGTGCGTGGCGGTGGCGTAGGATTTTGTCACCGAGGCGCGTGATGACGCACAAGGAGTGCATGTTGCCGCGTGAGGTGAGCTTCGGTGGGGCGGCGCATTTTGTGGAGGAGAGTGTCATCTGCGGCTACCGTTGCTTTTGTTTGAGGGATCGCCAATACATTTGCGAACgaattttttcctaa
- the LOC127765643 gene encoding SWR1 complex subunit 6, translating to MEGEEEENVGPFRRTSARTRRMATRMASALASSDNRAQAALARLEALESDNAGPEVVDLNDDDEYGSADEEDHVLMQRKQSKNMKRKTRQGKALEKKAARSFMDVLQEANLESLPPHVPTYSRAAVGPPSTSSRRHYCSVCGSTANYTCVRCGTRFCSCRCQVIHNDTRCLKFVA from the exons atggagggggaggaggaggagaacgtGGGGCCGTTCCGCCGCACCAGCGCGCGGACTCGGCGGATGGCCACGCGCATGGCCTCCGCGCTCGCCAGCTCCGACAACCGCGCGCAG GCTGCACTAGCTCGTCTTGAAGCGCTTGAGAGTGATAATGCTGGCCCTGAGGTCGTAGATCTTAACGATGATGATGAATATGGATCTGCAGATGAGGAAGACCATG TTCTCATGCAGAGGAAGCAGTCAAAGAATATGAAGCGCAAGACAAGGCAAGGGAAGGCATtggagaagaaggcggcgagATCTTTCATGGACGTGTTACAGGAG GCAAACCTGGAGTCGCTGCCTCCCCATGTCCCAACGTATTCCAGGGCCGCCGTCGGTCCCCCGAGCACCTCGTCCCGGCGCCATTACTGCTCGGTCTGCGGCAGCACGGCGAACTACACGTGCGTCAGGTGCGGGACGAGGTTCTGCTCGTGCCGCTGCCAGGTCATTCACAACGATACCCGCTGCCTGAAATTCGTGGCCTGA